Proteins encoded by one window of Bacillus sp. DTU_2020_1000418_1_SI_GHA_SEK_038:
- a CDS encoding LysR family transcriptional regulator: protein MTLQQLKYVLEVASKGSMNEAAKSLFISQPRLSNAIKELEEEIKITIFIRTNRGVTITNKGSEFLGYARQVLQQFNMLEEKYLSEEPTKQNFCISTQHYTFAANAFVELVKEFGAAEYEFTLRESKTYEIIEDVKNLRSELGIIYLSNYNESVILKLLRESNITFSELFTAKPHVFISKRHPLSDKESINLDELDDYPCLSFEQGEYNSFYFSEEILSTRSVKKSIKVSDRAAIVNFMIGLDGYTISSGVFPKYLHGDDIIAVPLNVDEVIRVGIIKHSDVTLTRLGEIYVDALKKVAQEL from the coding sequence TTGACTTTACAGCAATTAAAGTATGTATTAGAAGTAGCAAGTAAGGGGTCCATGAATGAAGCAGCAAAAAGTTTATTCATCTCCCAGCCAAGATTATCGAATGCGATTAAGGAATTAGAAGAGGAAATTAAAATCACTATATTCATTAGAACAAATAGAGGAGTTACTATTACTAATAAAGGGTCTGAGTTTCTAGGTTATGCCAGACAGGTATTACAACAGTTTAATATGCTTGAAGAAAAATATTTAAGTGAAGAGCCGACTAAGCAAAATTTTTGTATTTCAACCCAGCATTATACTTTTGCAGCCAATGCATTTGTGGAACTTGTAAAAGAATTTGGGGCTGCTGAATATGAGTTTACACTTCGAGAATCGAAAACTTATGAAATCATTGAAGATGTGAAAAATTTACGAAGTGAGTTAGGTATTATCTATTTAAGTAACTATAATGAATCAGTAATATTAAAACTGTTAAGAGAAAGTAACATAACCTTTTCAGAACTATTTACTGCAAAACCCCATGTGTTTATTAGTAAAAGACATCCGTTGTCCGACAAAGAATCTATTAATTTGGATGAATTAGATGACTACCCATGCCTTTCTTTTGAGCAAGGAGAATACAATTCTTTTTACTTTTCAGAAGAAATTTTAAGTACAAGAAGTGTAAAGAAAAGTATCAAAGTGAGTGACAGAGCAGCAATTGTTAATTTCATGATTGGTCTCGACGGTTATACCATTTCTTCGGGAGTTTTTCCTAAATATCTTCATGGGGATGATATTATTGCTGTACCTCTTAATGTAGATGAAGTCATACGTGTAGGAATAATAAAGCATAGTGATGTCACATTAACTAGACTTGGTGAAATATATGTAGATGCCTTAAAAAAGGTTGCACAGGAATTATAA
- a CDS encoding crossover junction endodeoxyribonuclease RuvC yields MQLKNEPTIMGIDASLSSTGVAITTLEQKIVILHTIKTNADTPIHKRIHFVYMELEKIIDDHYVQLILCENNYTGGSKEVNWVIGIIFLIAANKGIAIKTYAPASIKKAVTGNGGASKKEIKPAIHKIYGVLRTNEHVRDALGIIHCYFVKEGEVRDL; encoded by the coding sequence ATGCAATTGAAAAATGAACCAACAATCATGGGAATAGATGCCTCACTATCTTCTACTGGCGTTGCTATAACAACCCTCGAACAAAAAATTGTCATTCTTCATACAATAAAAACCAATGCTGATACACCCATTCACAAAAGGATTCATTTTGTATATATGGAACTTGAAAAAATAATTGACGATCACTATGTACAACTGATTTTATGTGAAAATAATTATACTGGTGGAAGTAAGGAAGTAAATTGGGTTATAGGAATAATCTTTCTCATTGCAGCAAATAAAGGGATAGCAATAAAGACATATGCTCCGGCTTCCATTAAGAAGGCTGTCACAGGTAACGGAGGAGCCAGTAAGAAAGAAATAAAACCGGCTATTCATAAAATTTACGGTGTTCTAAGAACTAACGAGCATGTACGTGATGCATTGGGGATCATACATTGTTATTTTGTCAAAGAAGGGGAGGTAAGAGATCTATAA
- a CDS encoding putative iron-sulfur cluster-binding metallochaperone, which produces MDCCSSKVNEVKIENDGVCPTCNNKAKNVKLITLKSLLKPTALETLNANVNHYFCSSKECDVVYFDADNRKYLTSDIKVATHQKDDHVTTPICYCFDWTKEKIKKHVKQELSLNPIEHIRENIKENRCGCEVNNPQGSCCLGNVTKYINSIKS; this is translated from the coding sequence ATGGATTGTTGTAGTAGTAAGGTTAATGAAGTGAAAATAGAAAATGATGGTGTTTGTCCAACTTGTAATAATAAAGCAAAAAACGTAAAGTTGATTACACTAAAGTCATTACTTAAACCGACTGCATTAGAAACTTTAAATGCGAATGTAAATCACTATTTCTGTTCAAGTAAAGAGTGTGATGTAGTTTATTTTGATGCCGATAATAGGAAGTATCTTACATCTGACATAAAGGTAGCAACACATCAAAAAGATGACCATGTTACAACACCTATTTGCTATTGCTTTGACTGGACAAAAGAGAAGATTAAGAAGCATGTTAAACAAGAACTTTCCCTTAATCCAATTGAACATATTCGAGAAAACATAAAGGAAAACCGATGTGGTTGCGAAGTTAACAATCCACAGGGAAGTTGCTGTTTGGGTAATGTTACAAAGTATATAAATAGCATTAAAAGTTAA
- the merR gene encoding Hg(II)-responsive transcriptional regulator translates to MRYKISELAEKCSINKETIRYYEKIGLLSEPSRTDSGYRVYSDDTVNRINFIKRMQDLGFSLAEINKLLGVVDKDSERCRDMYDFVNRKIDEVQDKIRNLKRIEHMLMKLKECCPDEKSLRECPIIETVMNDK, encoded by the coding sequence TTGAGATATAAAATTAGTGAACTTGCTGAAAAATGTAGTATAAATAAAGAAACAATTAGATACTACGAAAAGATAGGGTTACTTTCTGAACCATCCCGAACAGACTCAGGCTATAGGGTTTATTCAGATGATACTGTTAATCGCATAAATTTTATCAAACGAATGCAAGATTTAGGATTTTCTTTAGCAGAAATTAATAAATTACTTGGAGTTGTTGATAAAGATAGTGAAAGATGTAGGGATATGTATGACTTTGTAAACCGAAAAATTGATGAAGTACAAGACAAAATTAGAAATTTAAAACGAATTGAACACATGCTAATGAAATTAAAAGAATGTTGTCCTGATGAAAAATCTCTACGTGAATGTCCTATTATTGAAACCGTAATGAATGATAAATAA
- a CDS encoding tyrosine-type recombinase/integrase yields MEIISVTFSQAFEGFKNYLFEKNRSINTIKSYGQDLRFFESWLYNNIHSNPIMVQEITKTDIKDFEREIKAIPSLSPATINRRLVAVKKWADYLFISKFSPVNLGDEIEVKKVQKQNTIRWLTRQEVGRLLHAVEMTKHKNLQKGLLHETLIILLVNLGLRIDEACSLTKTSISFRNSIVNVTGKGNKHRIVPLTEKTKAHIQMWLENRDKDSDYILISSKSNQLSTRAAQHILKKYSTQLGIEITPHSLRHTYCKQLANSGVGLQSIAELAGHSSMDTTRIYVTPSIKELQMALKKTEF; encoded by the coding sequence ATGGAAATCATTTCAGTCACTTTTTCTCAAGCATTCGAGGGATTTAAAAACTATTTATTTGAAAAAAACAGAAGTATCAATACCATTAAAAGTTATGGTCAAGATTTACGCTTCTTTGAAAGTTGGTTGTATAATAATATACACTCTAATCCAATCATGGTTCAGGAAATAACGAAAACTGATATAAAAGATTTCGAGCGTGAAATTAAAGCAATCCCTTCTTTATCACCAGCGACTATTAACCGCCGACTGGTAGCAGTTAAAAAGTGGGCTGATTATTTGTTTATATCCAAATTTTCACCTGTAAACTTAGGTGATGAAATTGAAGTCAAAAAGGTCCAAAAACAGAATACCATTCGTTGGTTAACGAGACAAGAGGTAGGGCGATTATTACATGCAGTTGAAATGACGAAGCACAAAAATCTCCAAAAGGGATTATTACATGAAACACTTATTATTCTTCTAGTTAATCTCGGTTTAAGGATCGATGAGGCGTGTTCTTTAACCAAGACCTCAATTTCTTTTCGCAATAGCATAGTAAATGTAACCGGCAAAGGGAATAAGCACAGAATCGTTCCCTTAACAGAAAAAACCAAAGCACATATTCAAATGTGGCTTGAAAATAGGGACAAAGATTCAGATTACATTTTGATTAGCAGCAAAAGCAATCAATTAAGTACCAGAGCCGCCCAGCATATCTTAAAAAAATATAGCACCCAACTTGGAATAGAGATAACACCACATTCATTGAGACATACATATTGTAAGCAACTTGCAAATAGTGGGGTTGGTCTTCAAAGTATTGCAGAATTAGCCGGGCATTCCTCAATGGATACCACACGTATATATGTTACGCCGTCAATAAAGGAACTTCAGATGGCTTTGAAGAAAACAGAATTTTAA
- a CDS encoding helix-turn-helix transcriptional regulator, with protein MSDEKVMIGDRLQILLDKNNMDISKGSLMDKHGFNKSNLHKYITNVRRPALEDIIKLANIFNTSVDFLVGNREYILDTWAPDYLEEFANFSAEKIKEHFLEKQGVKLPENDSNYIFLFALTHLLLSEGKSFEDFTEEEKEVQKELIDYIISIFYGTIRMAQQKHFHIDELKGMLGSIFNNIDDGYSFKDASIINELEKREDKTDEEKIEILKSYIHVNMKNSQKALELLQELSERK; from the coding sequence ATGAGTGATGAAAAAGTAATGATTGGGGATCGCCTACAGATTCTGTTAGACAAGAACAATATGGATATTTCAAAAGGATCTTTAATGGATAAACACGGTTTTAACAAATCAAATTTACACAAATACATTACGAATGTTAGAAGACCTGCTTTAGAAGATATCATCAAACTAGCAAATATTTTTAATACATCTGTAGACTTTTTGGTTGGAAACAGGGAATATATATTAGATACTTGGGCTCCAGATTATTTAGAGGAATTTGCAAATTTTTCAGCGGAAAAAATTAAAGAACATTTCTTAGAAAAGCAAGGGGTTAAATTACCTGAAAATGATTCGAACTACATTTTTTTATTTGCATTAACCCATCTATTGTTATCTGAAGGAAAATCTTTTGAAGATTTTACGGAGGAGGAAAAAGAAGTTCAAAAGGAATTAATTGATTATATAATCTCAATTTTTTATGGAACTATTAGGATGGCTCAACAAAAACATTTCCATATTGATGAACTAAAGGGTATGTTAGGTAGTATTTTTAATAACATTGATGATGGCTATAGTTTCAAGGACGCTTCAATAATAAATGAACTAGAAAAACGAGAAGATAAAACTGATGAGGAAAAAATTGAAATATTAAAATCATATATTCATGTAAATATGAAGAATAGTCAAAAGGCATTAGAATTACTTCAGGAACTTAGCGAAAGAAAATAA
- a CDS encoding DUF5412 family protein, with product MTKRFNTTLMMIIIILIGFMAGKYLLDFLFEDMCGNDIKQKFPSPNGENVAYIFERSCGATTGFSPQLSILDKDEDFKNESGNTFRSDKDFSIKWIDENTLKVIYDNSSESSEMNRKVNGVRIEYVGK from the coding sequence ATGACAAAAAGGTTTAATACGACTTTAATGATGATTATCATAATATTAATTGGATTTATGGCTGGTAAGTATCTATTGGATTTTTTATTTGAGGATATGTGTGGAAATGATATTAAACAAAAGTTCCCTTCTCCCAATGGCGAAAATGTGGCTTATATTTTCGAAAGAAGTTGTGGTGCAACAACAGGTTTTTCACCACAATTATCTATTTTAGATAAAGATGAAGATTTTAAAAATGAATCTGGAAATACATTTAGGTCAGATAAAGATTTTTCTATTAAATGGATTGATGAAAATACCCTAAAGGTTATTTATGATAACTCCTCTGAATCTTCCGAAATGAATAGGAAGGTAAATGGGGTTAGGATTGAATATGTAGGTAAATAA
- a CDS encoding type II toxin-antitoxin system HicB family antitoxin, with protein sequence MVISDKLVYPAFIQQDDEGIFCVYFPTLFPESGWDFPLSRGETKREAITNAKMDLAYSLAGILYDNEELPEPITIQRNHLSQGMELIEVETSFDPYAEEIEEHLKGRHWHICYYVEKNDDFIEAIGYKNDQGTWDIFFEYCSKDEIEIFDSFYKKNPDYPYLFTVKLRTEAEEKFNQFVEDVILKRRGYKGYKD encoded by the coding sequence ATGGTAATTTCCGATAAATTAGTTTATCCAGCATTCATCCAACAGGACGATGAAGGAATATTTTGTGTTTATTTCCCCACTTTGTTTCCTGAATCAGGGTGGGACTTCCCCTTATCAAGAGGAGAAACAAAACGTGAAGCGATAACAAATGCAAAAATGGATTTGGCATACTCTTTGGCGGGGATCTTATATGATAATGAAGAATTACCTGAACCAATCACTATTCAAAGAAACCACCTTTCCCAAGGGATGGAATTAATCGAGGTAGAGACATCCTTTGACCCGTATGCCGAAGAAATAGAGGAACATTTAAAAGGACGCCATTGGCATATTTGCTATTACGTCGAAAAAAATGATGATTTTATAGAAGCCATTGGGTATAAAAATGATCAAGGAACGTGGGACATTTTTTTTGAGTATTGTTCTAAAGATGAAATTGAAATTTTTGATTCCTTCTACAAGAAAAATCCTGATTATCCTTACCTTTTTACAGTCAAATTACGAACTGAAGCGGAGGAGAAATTTAATCAATTCGTTGAAGATGTAATTCTAAAACGTCGTGGTTATAAAGGATACAAAGATTGA
- a CDS encoding stage III sporulation protein AH — MKKAGIRGGINMLMFTENVEGKRYKQLIDILSKHCNRFAFVENRQMMEIEEVRLAYIDNLITDIEGYLLERKIQREWETTKLAGGTAYVFYFHLNNTTSKFLKERCNSLFDWISPELPEDLMFYHNEKCILAVCSHEEFFMVEETIWDYFLLK; from the coding sequence GTGAAAAAAGCAGGAATTCGGGGAGGAATTAATATGTTAATGTTTACGGAAAATGTAGAGGGCAAACGATATAAACAATTAATTGACATTTTATCAAAACATTGCAATCGTTTTGCTTTTGTTGAGAATAGACAAATGATGGAGATTGAAGAAGTGCGTCTTGCCTATATTGATAATTTGATCACCGATATTGAAGGATATTTACTCGAAAGGAAAATTCAACGAGAATGGGAAACAACAAAACTTGCTGGGGGTACAGCATACGTCTTTTATTTTCATTTAAATAATACTACAAGTAAGTTTTTAAAAGAACGTTGCAATTCTCTTTTTGATTGGATTAGCCCTGAACTACCAGAAGACTTAATGTTTTATCACAATGAAAAATGTATATTAGCCGTATGTTCACACGAAGAATTTTTTATGGTTGAAGAAACTATATGGGATTACTTTTTATTGAAGTAA
- a CDS encoding FtsW/RodA/SpoVE family cell cycle protein, with the protein MSSPKFEEFLSKVTSKVKSKEAHTMIKKELTHHLQELSQSYKKRGFSEEDSDEKAIQEMGNPFSIGEKLNPLHKPKIDWVLIVLFVIFASISFLPLVGGIPEVSLSSTYFMERQAIWYSLAVPVIIVFFFFDYQKIMNWWMNFYAIGLLIHLYLHLFGYMVNGAKKWVSLSGLAVDGTIMSLFFFFLAWAGIFNKMNEFRSWKKQGFLLVLFWIPILLYMMVPDFMVGIIYFFCLLGMFTFARVHKKLTIKLVVTNLMAGAIFVIMIIMTSRQSYLFTRLLAFINPDADPNGTGYMYMAVRSVLAEAGWFGNGLYNDLNC; encoded by the coding sequence ATGAGTTCTCCCAAATTTGAAGAATTTTTAAGTAAAGTTACTTCCAAAGTGAAATCTAAGGAAGCACACACCATGATAAAAAAAGAGCTTACTCATCATCTGCAAGAGTTAAGTCAATCTTACAAAAAAAGAGGATTTTCTGAGGAGGATTCAGATGAAAAGGCCATTCAAGAAATGGGAAATCCTTTTTCCATCGGAGAGAAATTAAATCCCCTTCATAAGCCAAAAATCGATTGGGTTCTTATTGTTTTATTTGTTATTTTTGCTAGTATTAGTTTTCTTCCGTTAGTTGGTGGAATTCCCGAAGTTTCCTTATCAAGCACCTATTTTATGGAGCGACAGGCTATCTGGTACTCCCTAGCTGTTCCTGTAATTATTGTGTTCTTTTTCTTTGATTACCAAAAAATAATGAACTGGTGGATGAACTTTTATGCTATCGGCTTGTTGATCCATTTATATCTCCATTTATTTGGATATATGGTCAACGGAGCAAAAAAGTGGGTTTCACTTTCAGGCCTCGCGGTCGATGGCACTATAATGAGCTTATTTTTCTTTTTTCTTGCTTGGGCGGGAATTTTTAACAAAATGAATGAGTTTCGTAGTTGGAAAAAACAAGGTTTTCTTCTTGTTTTATTTTGGATTCCCATCTTGCTCTACATGATGGTGCCAGACTTTATGGTTGGTATCATTTACTTCTTCTGTTTACTAGGAATGTTTACTTTTGCCCGAGTTCATAAGAAATTAACTATCAAACTAGTCGTAACTAATCTAATGGCTGGTGCCATCTTCGTAATTATGATCATCATGACCTCACGCCAAAGTTATTTGTTTACTAGATTACTTGCTTTTATAAACCCAGATGCCGACCCAAATGGAACAGGGTATATGTATATGGCGGTTAGGAGTGTCCTTGCAGAAGCGGGATGGTTCGGTAACGGACTTTATAATGATTTGAATTGTTAA
- a CDS encoding PadR family transcriptional regulator — translation MNDPFMNLKSSMKKSIFKDLSFSNERKSAVKEAIRTNQQSQFDNWNSETIIAILESVQHESKDGYNISIQLFQKNERTFQKNEGQLYTLLHLLENKEILTSNWINKRKYYSLNSEGKKYLATYKEDISKQEISLKHLIKEASL, via the coding sequence ATGAATGATCCATTTATGAACCTAAAGAGTTCGATGAAAAAATCAATTTTTAAGGATCTTTCTTTTTCAAATGAAAGAAAAAGTGCCGTGAAAGAAGCCATTCGTACGAATCAACAATCACAATTTGATAATTGGAATAGCGAAACCATTATAGCTATATTAGAATCTGTTCAGCATGAATCAAAGGATGGCTACAATATTTCCATCCAACTTTTTCAAAAAAACGAACGTACTTTCCAAAAAAATGAAGGGCAGCTTTATACACTTCTACATCTATTAGAAAATAAAGAAATTCTTACTTCTAATTGGATTAATAAAAGGAAATATTACTCCTTAAATTCCGAAGGAAAAAAATACTTAGCTACTTATAAAGAAGATATCTCAAAACAAGAGATATCCCTTAAACACTTAATAAAGGAGGCATCCTTATGA
- a CDS encoding sigma-70 family RNA polymerase sigma factor, which translates to MNGLKQLAVTDESMLDEREQIIDQLMHEYSDDILHLVYTYVKNRATAEDLTQEIFIKCYEKLNQFNQQATIKTWVYRIASNHCKDYLRSWHYRKITLSDKILDYIPSKSKQVEEEIIKNSEEDILTNAVMNLPLKYREVVFLHYYEELSLREISKITTVNINTLKTRLKRAKELLKDKMIEEV; encoded by the coding sequence ATGAATGGACTAAAACAATTGGCGGTGACAGACGAAAGTATGCTGGACGAGAGAGAGCAGATAATTGATCAATTAATGCATGAATATAGCGATGATATCCTGCATCTCGTTTATACATATGTTAAAAACCGAGCTACAGCAGAAGATTTAACGCAAGAGATATTTATAAAGTGCTATGAAAAGTTAAATCAGTTTAATCAGCAGGCAACAATAAAGACTTGGGTATATCGTATTGCTAGTAATCATTGTAAGGATTATTTAAGAAGCTGGCATTATCGAAAAATAACGCTTAGCGATAAAATTTTGGATTATATCCCTTCAAAATCAAAACAGGTTGAAGAGGAAATTATCAAAAATAGTGAAGAAGATATTTTAACTAATGCTGTCATGAATTTACCTCTAAAGTACAGAGAAGTCGTATTTCTGCATTATTATGAAGAACTGTCTTTAAGAGAAATAAGCAAGATTACTACAGTAAATATAAATACATTAAAAACGAGATTAAAGCGTGCGAAAGAATTACTAAAAGACAAGATGATAGAGGAGGTTTAG
- the ytxJ gene encoding bacillithiol system redox-active protein YtxJ, producing the protein MSIKQLKSIEELNEFVQQPGKHLLLKHSTTCPISAKANEEFQSFVNENETTSAAMVLVIEDRPVSNHITEEFEIKHESPQILLFDNGKVSWNTSHWKITRDSIKEALNA; encoded by the coding sequence ATGTCAATAAAACAACTTAAAAGTATTGAAGAATTAAATGAATTTGTTCAACAACCTGGGAAACATTTGTTATTAAAACATAGTACAACTTGCCCAATCAGTGCCAAAGCGAATGAAGAATTTCAATCATTTGTTAATGAAAATGAAACTACTTCTGCCGCAATGGTCTTGGTAATAGAAGATCGACCTGTATCAAATCATATTACTGAAGAATTTGAAATTAAACATGAATCTCCACAAATCTTGCTATTTGATAATGGAAAAGTTTCTTGGAATACTTCTCATTGGAAAATTACAAGAGATTCGATCAAGGAGGCTCTGAACGCATGA
- a CDS encoding glutaredoxin family protein: MSKQVIVYSAPGCVECNYVKQMLEEEKISFEVRDVMSSVEYQQEVEKFGFMGVPVTVVGDKAIKGFNPELKELIETIEK, encoded by the coding sequence ATGAGCAAACAAGTCATCGTTTATTCCGCGCCTGGTTGCGTAGAATGCAACTACGTTAAACAAATGCTAGAAGAGGAAAAAATTTCATTTGAAGTAAGAGACGTAATGTCAAGTGTGGAATATCAACAGGAAGTCGAAAAATTTGGCTTTATGGGTGTACCTGTTACCGTAGTTGGAGATAAAGCAATTAAAGGCTTTAATCCCGAATTAAAAGAACTTATAGAAACAATTGAAAAGTAA
- a CDS encoding DNA/RNA non-specific endonuclease: MKKKINYLILLLTAIFIVGCSNVEDASVTDKETDSQDVTTVETNSNNSAKEETITTVVDEPVVEETPTEQNNDLFSGYKLIEVDGGDLSGHREPNVVVDIGYGDRKYWAFTNEFGQLVRVIADEIILQDDRTEPVTSSGRYYSDEAKVPGVERADLDEGHIIADSLGGVSNAYNITPQNSTLNRHGDQAYMEDAIRKAGGVTNFEAIITYPNTETQIPSHYKYTYTLKGNKIVDEFDNGNPDEINKSLGLTESKSTKSSSNKSNASNGAEDISSVDTDGNGQVTIKEAKAAGYSMPITSDHWLYKFMDDRDGDGTVGE, encoded by the coding sequence ATGAAAAAGAAAATAAACTATTTAATCTTACTTCTAACTGCCATCTTTATAGTTGGTTGTTCTAACGTAGAAGATGCATCCGTTACAGATAAAGAAACAGATTCACAAGATGTAACCACAGTTGAAACAAATTCAAATAATAGCGCAAAAGAAGAGACGATCACAACGGTTGTAGATGAACCAGTAGTGGAAGAAACGCCAACCGAACAAAATAATGACCTGTTCTCGGGATACAAACTTATTGAAGTTGATGGTGGTGATTTGTCTGGACATCGTGAACCTAACGTCGTTGTTGACATTGGTTATGGGGACCGAAAGTATTGGGCCTTCACGAATGAATTTGGGCAACTAGTCCGTGTCATTGCTGACGAAATCATTCTACAAGATGACCGTACCGAACCTGTAACATCGTCTGGCAGATACTACTCTGATGAAGCAAAAGTTCCTGGTGTCGAAAGAGCAGATTTAGATGAAGGACATATCATTGCGGATTCTCTCGGAGGGGTATCGAATGCTTATAATATTACTCCACAAAATAGTACGCTCAACCGACATGGTGATCAAGCATATATGGAGGATGCCATTCGTAAAGCTGGCGGGGTTACTAATTTTGAAGCTATTATCACATATCCTAATACGGAAACACAGATTCCTTCTCATTATAAGTACACTTACACTTTAAAAGGGAATAAGATTGTGGATGAGTTTGATAACGGCAACCCTGATGAAATAAATAAATCTCTAGGCTTAACAGAAAGTAAATCAACTAAATCAAGTTCTAATAAGTCCAATGCTTCGAATGGTGCTGAAGATATTTCTAGCGTTGATACAGATGGAAATGGTCAAGTAACAATTAAAGAAGCAAAAGCAGCGGGTTACAGTATGCCTATCACCTCGGACCATTGGCTCTATAAATTTATGGATGATCGTGATGGAGACGGTACCGTTGGTGAATAA
- a CDS encoding transporter — protein MAFFPPQGTMRQQPQSPPPAYVPPKPFPSHYLVDCLNNYTYVWLVNGEGFWFYPTYLQYGEVAGYRWNGTFWTFYGFDERFIETAACYPIPTLY, from the coding sequence ATGGCATTCTTTCCACCTCAAGGTACAATGAGACAACAACCTCAATCCCCTCCACCCGCATACGTTCCACCAAAACCGTTTCCTTCACACTATTTAGTCGATTGTTTAAATAATTACACTTATGTTTGGTTAGTGAATGGGGAGGGATTCTGGTTTTACCCAACGTATCTTCAATATGGTGAAGTTGCAGGATATAGGTGGAACGGTACATTCTGGACGTTCTATGGCTTTGATGAAAGATTCATTGAAACGGCTGCCTGCTATCCAATCCCTACTTTATACTGA
- a CDS encoding FMN-binding negative transcriptional regulator, whose protein sequence is MYIPKYFQVTNISEIIEFIEGNSFATLVTTKKGKPIASHLPLGLHKHGEEYYLTGHMAYGNPQWRTFETCEEVLVIFQGPHGYISSSWYEHENVPTWNYQAVHVYGQASILGEEELKLDLTKLLEKYEKQRENPVLWVKLSPQLLESQLKGIVGFKIKVQEVQAAYKLSQNRNKEDYHNIVEKLQEEDNLNSQQLAEVMKERLKNSK, encoded by the coding sequence ATGTATATTCCAAAATACTTTCAAGTCACAAATATCAGTGAAATTATAGAATTTATTGAGGGAAACTCATTTGCAACATTGGTCACAACAAAAAAAGGGAAACCCATTGCTTCCCACCTTCCATTAGGGCTTCATAAACATGGAGAGGAATATTATTTAACTGGACATATGGCATATGGGAATCCTCAATGGAGAACATTTGAAACATGTGAAGAGGTTCTAGTCATATTTCAAGGACCACATGGTTATATTTCTTCTTCATGGTACGAACATGAAAATGTACCTACATGGAATTACCAAGCAGTACATGTATATGGCCAAGCAAGTATATTAGGTGAAGAGGAATTGAAACTAGATCTTACAAAGTTACTAGAGAAGTATGAAAAACAACGTGAAAACCCAGTATTATGGGTTAAGTTATCGCCTCAGCTATTAGAAAGTCAACTAAAAGGGATTGTCGGTTTTAAAATAAAAGTGCAAGAAGTTCAAGCTGCTTATAAATTAAGTCAGAATCGAAATAAAGAGGATTATCATAACATCGTTGAAAAATTACAAGAAGAAGACAATTTAAATTCTCAACAATTGGCAGAAGTGATGAAAGAGAGATTAAAAAATAGTAAATAA
- the arsC gene encoding arsenate reductase (thioredoxin), giving the protein MPKKTIYFLCTGNSCRSQMAEGWAKNYLGNEWNVYSAGIEAHGLNPNAVKAMKEAGVDISNQSSDIINPKILNNADLVVTLCGDAADKCPMTPPHVKREHWGFDDPAKAEGTEEEKWAFFQRVRDEVGERIKRFAETGK; this is encoded by the coding sequence ATGCCTAAAAAAACAATTTACTTCTTATGTACAGGAAATTCTTGCAGAAGCCAAATGGCAGAAGGATGGGCAAAGAACTATCTAGGTAATGAGTGGAATGTGTACAGTGCTGGGATTGAAGCACATGGTCTAAATCCAAATGCTGTAAAGGCAATGAAAGAAGCAGGAGTGGATATTTCTAATCAATCTTCAGATATTATTAATCCTAAAATCTTAAATAATGCTGACTTAGTTGTAACATTATGCGGAGATGCTGCTGATAAATGTCCTATGACACCACCTCATGTTAAACGTGAACACTGGGGCTTTGATGACCCAGCAAAAGCTGAAGGAACAGAAGAAGAAAAATGGGCTTTCTTCCAACGTGTTCGTGATGAAGTGGGCGAGAGAATCAAACGTTTTGCTGAAACGGGTAAGTAA